In uncultured Propionivibrio sp., the sequence CGGCGCCCATCTGCAGGTTTTCCATCACCGTCATGCGCGGGAAGATGCGCCGGCCTTCGGGCACCAGCGCAATGCCGCGCCGCGCCACCTCGTGGGCCGGCAGGCCGGTGATGTCCTCGCCGTCGAAAACGATGCGGCCCGCCGAGGCGCGCGGCTTGCCGAACAAGGACATCATCAGCGTCGACTTGCCGGCGCCGTTGGCGCCGATCAGCGTCACCACCTCACCAACCTGCACCGACAGATCGATCGATCGCAGCGCCGAAATCGCGCCGTAATGGGCATGCACCCCGGACAATTCCAACATCATGGCGCCGCCCCTTCCATGCTTGCGTCCACGTTCTCGTCTTCTTCCTCGCCGAGATAGGCCTGGATGACGCTTGGATTGTTGCGGATTTCCTCGGGCGTGCCCTCGGCGATCTTGCGGCCGTAATTGAGCACGCAGATATGATCGGAGACGTTCATTACCACGCTCATGTCATGCTCGATGAGCAGAATCGACAGGTCGTCGTCGGCGACCAGCGACTGCAGCAGTTCGTTGAGTTCGGCCGACTCGCGCGGATTGAGGCCAGCGGCCGGTTCGTCGAGGCAGAGCAGGACCGGATCGACGCAGAGCGCGCGGGCGATCTCGATGCGCCGCTGCGTGCCGTAGGGCAGGTCGCCGGCGGCGACATCGGCCTTGTCGATCAGCTTGAGCCGGGTCAGCCAGCCGACCGCCGTCTCCAGCGCCCTGGCTTCGGCGCGCCGGTACGCCGGCAGGCCGAGCAAGCCGGCGAGCGAGAAGCCGGATGCGGCCTGCAGCGGATTGTGCTGCGCCACGATCAGGTTCTCGAGCACCGTCATGCGCGGGAACAGGCGAATGTTCTGGAAGGTGCGCACGACCTGCGCCCGGTGCGCCACCGCGTGGCTCGGCAGGTTCTCAAGCGCCAGCACGCCGCGCTGCGGGTGATTGAGACGGACCGTGCCGAGCGTCGGCTTGTAGAAGCCCGTCATGCAGTTGAACAAGGTCGTCTTGCCGGCGCCGTTGGGACCGATGACCGCGGTGATCTTGCGCGCCGGCACGGCGAGCGAGAGGTCATCGATCGCCGTCAAGCCACCGAAGCGCATGGTCAGCCGGTCGACGCTGAGGATGGGCTGCATCGTTTCGTTCATTCCCCGCCCTCCTTGCGCGCGACCCGCAAGGTCGGCTCGCGCCGCGAGAGGATGCCGCCCGGCCGCCAGATCATGATCAGGATCATCGCGGCGCCGAAGAGCAGCATGCGGAATTCGGAAAAATCGCGCCCGAGTTCGGGCAGCAGCACCAGCACCAGCGAGGCAAGGACGACGCCGAGCTGGCTGCCCATGCCGCCGAGCACGACGATGGCGAGGATGATCGCCGACTCGTTGAAGGTGAAAGACTCCGGCGAGATGAAGCCCTGCCGCGCGGCGAAGAAGACGCCGGCGATGCCGCCAAGCATGGCGCCGAAGACGAAGGCCGAGAGCTTGACGCCGGTGACGTTGATGCCGAGCGCCCGACAGGCGATCTCATCTTCGCGCACGGCTTCCCAGGCGCGCCCGATCGGCAGCTTGCGCAGACGCGTCACCAGCAGGTTGGTGATCAGGCAGAGCAGCAGGATGACGTAATACAGGAAGACGATGCGATGCATCGGCGAGAATTCGAGACCGAAGAAGCCGGCAAAGCTCGGCGTGTCGCCGGGCGGACGGAACGGCAGGCCGAAGAAGCTCGGGCGGGGAATCGAAGCGATGCCGTTCGGTCCGCCGGAAAAATCGGTCCAGTTGACCAGCACGACGCGGATGATCTCGCCGAAGCCGAGCGTGACGATGGCGAGGTAGTCGCCGCGCAAGCGCAGGCTCGGCCAGCCGACGAGCAGGCCGGCCAGCGCGGCGATGCCGCCGGCCACCGGCAATGCCGCCCAGAAGCCCCAGCCGAACTGCGTCGACAACAACGCATAGGCATAGGCGCCGACGGCGTAGAAAGCGACATGGCCAAGATCGAGCAGGCCGGCGAGGCCGACAACGACGTTGAGGCCCCAGCCGAGCATCACGTAAATCAGCACGG encodes:
- the livM gene encoding high-affinity branched-chain amino acid ABC transporter permease LivM: MRAPVLVHDALTLAERCKDAASVALIGLLLGVPMVGLTTVDQGGALQVATRWPLLGAFVLAVFVGRLVLRYSIDRVSAGKRLRERAEGATTAASAGGAGWVRHLGIAALVLALLMPIFFSDNRYVVDTATTVLIYVMLGWGLNVVVGLAGLLDLGHVAFYAVGAYAYALLSTQFGWGFWAALPVAGGIAALAGLLVGWPSLRLRGDYLAIVTLGFGEIIRVVLVNWTDFSGGPNGIASIPRPSFFGLPFRPPGDTPSFAGFFGLEFSPMHRIVFLYYVILLLCLITNLLVTRLRKLPIGRAWEAVREDEIACRALGINVTGVKLSAFVFGAMLGGIAGVFFAARQGFISPESFTFNESAIILAIVVLGGMGSQLGVVLASLVLVLLPELGRDFSEFRMLLFGAAMILIMIWRPGGILSRREPTLRVARKEGGE
- a CDS encoding ATP-binding cassette domain-containing protein, yielding MNETMQPILSVDRLTMRFGGLTAIDDLSLAVPARKITAVIGPNGAGKTTLFNCMTGFYKPTLGTVRLNHPQRGVLALENLPSHAVAHRAQVVRTFQNIRLFPRMTVLENLIVAQHNPLQAASGFSLAGLLGLPAYRRAEARALETAVGWLTRLKLIDKADVAAGDLPYGTQRRIEIARALCVDPVLLCLDEPAAGLNPRESAELNELLQSLVADDDLSILLIEHDMSVVMNVSDHICVLNYGRKIAEGTPEEIRNNPSVIQAYLGEEEDENVDASMEGAAP